Below is a window of Ahaetulla prasina isolate Xishuangbanna chromosome 1, ASM2864084v1, whole genome shotgun sequence DNA.
ggcaaaCGTTCCCGAAAGAAATGTGGGTGGGTGGAAACTCCGTTGAAATCGAAACTGCAAAAATTTCTAGGGGAAAGAAGCTCCGGCGCCTAAACTGAAGCTTCTCGGTACCTTCTGGGCTCGCTCACCTTGATGGAGAAGACGAGGGCGCTGAAGCTGAGACAGCAGAAGCAGTAGCCGCTTAAGAATAAAAGGTTGAACAACGACCAGAGGAGATAGTCACTGGGCTGCTCCCCAGCGACACTCCTCGATATAGGTTTGAGGCCGGCGGAGCCCACTTCCTCTTTATCGTCGTAGGAGCGGGGCTGCAGGTCGAGGCAAACGGCGTCGGACGACATAGCTGCCCGAGAGCCTCAAATTCGGCGGAGCGTCCCACAACCAGAGCGGCCGCCAAACTCAGGGAAAGGAGAGGGCGGGGCTACTTGAGGGACGTCGGAGAAAACTTCACCCAGATGGATATCAGGAAAACGAAAGCGAGCCACTCAAGCCTGGAAAAGGCTtcccggggtggggggagaagaatGACGCTGGCTTTCAGCCAATAGCTTGGAAGCTGCGTGAGTTTCGAAACAGCGCAGGCCTCACACATGCTTAAGAGCTGATCTTTCTTATCCCGCGGCCATCCCAAAATGGCCTTTTGTGGCGCTTGCCTAATATTAGAGCTCCGGGCTGCCTCAAACTTTGTGCTCCGGTGGTGCGGGCCCGCGGACAAATAATGGGAAGCCCTTTTCCGTCAGGACCAGATTGAGAGAAGATGCGAGtactccaaaccaggggtctccaaccttagtaagtttaaggtttgtggacttcaactcccagagttcctcaaccagctttccaAGCGTTTATTGCTGTCGTGGGGAAGGAACCTCTTAGGCTCGTGTCGAACGTTCGGAAAACCCCTAACTTGACCGCTGGCTTGTCAGCCCCGCCTTCCCCCCCACCTCAACAAGAGCAAAACAATTCTTTACgtaatatatttttcaaaaaatatagTCCAATTGTGTGCGGTGCTGTGTATTATACAAagaaatttgaaataattaaaaaatggaatagTAAAACAAAGCTCAGACATGTAAATTAAGAATGAGAAAAACTGATAACAGTTTCATTGTTAAAACAGTTTCATGAAGCATATTAATCACACAGCAGGAAAACCAATTATGCAAAACTAAACAGAGAAAAAGTAAAGGATAAATCACTGATTTACAATAGAGAAAACTAATATGCATATTGATAATTGGGCTTAAAATACTGTAACAAAATTTACCCTACTTTTAACAGTCATTTTGAATTGAACTAACAATAAGTAACACAATGCATTTGATTTGTTTAAAGAGTTTCATTCCTGAGCTTTTATAAGTATGAAATTGAAGGTAATTCAATTCAAACTGATGGCCAAATTGGCCCTAGATTTTGCCTCTCACTCTTTCCAATAAGCAACTGAGTCGGAAGATTATATGATTTATTAAAATACTTTAGCAAAAATGGATGTCTGAAAAAAGAGGGAACCCTGGACAAATAATCAGATTTCCCTTTATACTAAGTACAgccaaaaaaaaagtacaaaagaaCAGTTGATTGGATGGAAGAAACCATCCTGCCCAGTTATATCAAAGATATGGACCATTAGTTAAACATAAGCATGACATTGAACTGAGCATTGTATTAAAAGTAGGTGAAACAAGTTAGCATGGGGGAAAGTGGTACACAGTCACATAGAATCGGTTGTGAAAAGTTTGCAATCAGCTgaaaaaacacagttcaataaTCTTTTGTTATTCAGCCTGAGAAAGCCCTTTACTTTGCAGTTAAAAATGTACAGAGAGATCTGGTTGCCAGGGCAAAAAGCTTCTGCATTGCATTCTACATTACAAGGTtatgagaaaaatataaaaagtaaaagaaagttcATTTGGCCTGGCCTCAAAATCCAAGCAAGCAGGACTAATTTCATCTGTCAGTCAGTTTCTGTTGTCCATCCTAATGCTGCTTAATGCAGAAAATAAGGTCTCACAAAAGTATGTAGAAGAAAAAAGTGTGAGTGAAGCCTTTGCTAGACTTTCAAGGGTATTAAAAGTTTCCAATATTCAGTTCCAACTTTCACAATTTCTTTTTTGTAATGGCACTTTTCATTCTGCATACAATTTGTTTCTAGATCCTCAACTTGAGACTTCAGAGTGACAACACTTGTCAAATGGTAAATCTAATCCTTCAGTTTGTAGCCATTGAAAACCATTTATTCTATAGTAATGTAGGTTACTGCAACTGGATACTtgttttaattgtctattctaaACTTCAGAATTGATTCAATCGTTTACCCAACTGATtaattattaagtttaaaat
It encodes the following:
- the LOC131184632 gene encoding interferon-induced transmembrane protein 1-like is translated as MSSDAVCLDLQPRSYDDKEEVGSAGLKPISRSVAGEQPSDYLLWSLFNLLFLSGYCFCCLSFSALVFSIKARDRKVIGDPESAATYGKKARYLNIAACLIGIGITVTCFLAIILSAGNILKLFREMRENPQLLQPGQ